In Vigna unguiculata cultivar IT97K-499-35 chromosome 3, ASM411807v1, whole genome shotgun sequence, a single genomic region encodes these proteins:
- the LOC114178207 gene encoding BTB/POZ domain-containing protein At5g66560 isoform X1, with protein sequence MSSAEKPSSKGQAWLEDDSPLSFLVHANPLSSSFFFFTFLLCRFCTTGLPSDIVVEVDDMTFHLHKFPLMSKSRKLHHLITQQEAATHSSAPQQQQGTEDEDEIVEEQCHVTFTAFPGGSEAFEMAAKFCYGVKIDLSPSNVAALRCAGEFLEMTEDYSEDNLVSKTERFLSQHVLNSLKDSVKTLKSCDSLIPMAETLGITQRCVDSVVSRASSEDPALFGWPVSDVTTASKQVLWNGIDGAGRRKAGAGHGESWFEDLALLRLPLFKRLILAMKTAELSPEIIETCVMYYAKKYIPGVSRSNRKPLPLPSSSSSTVATEAEQKELLETLVSNLPLQKSSKAATATRFFFGLLRTANILSASEACRDALEKKIGLQLEEATLDDLLVPSYSYLNETLYDVECVERILSYFLESLDARNVTSNEDPAARSPALMLVGKLIDGYLSEIASDANLKPEKFYNFAISLPDEARLFHDGLYRAVDVYLKAHPWVSEEERENICGLLDCQKLTLEACTHAAQNERLPLRAVVQVLFFEQLQLRHAIAGTLMAAEAAAEPGRQSAVLEREAEEDEEGLGLEHVQEGNGTWRVAVRENQVLRLDMDSMRTRVHQLERECSSMKRVIAKFDKSGGSDGRGGGWRASLGRKFGCKFKTQVCDSHESTAVDTRKGRHHQQPQQQHHPHHE encoded by the exons ATGTCGTCAGCGGAAAAACCCAGCTCCAAAGGGCAAGCGTGGTTAGAAGATGATTCTCCTTTAAGCTTCTTGGTTCATGCAAATCCACTTTCttcaagctttttttttttcacatttctaCTCTGCAGGTTCTGCACAACGGGATTGCCGAGTGACATTGTGGTGGAAGTTGATGACATGACATTCCATCTCCACAAG TTTCCTCTCATGTCCAAAAGCCGAAAGCTCCACCACCTTATAACGCAGCAAGAGGCAGCGACTCATTCCTCAGCCCCACAGCAGCAGCAAGGAACCGAAGACGAAGACGAAATCGTTGAAGAGCAGTGTCACGTGACGTTCACGGCCTTCCCCGGAGGCTCTGAGGCCTTCGAGATGGCCGCCAAATTCTGTTACGGCGTCAAGATCGACCTCTCCCCGTCCAATGTGGCCGCGCTCCGGTGTGCCGGCGAGTTTCTCGAAATGACAGAAGATTACTCCGAAGACAACCTCGTTTCCAAGACGGAGAGGTTTCTCTCGCAGCACGTGCTCAATAGCCTCAAGGACTCTGTCAAAACCCTAAAATCTTGTGACTCCTTGATTCCTATGGCGGAAACGCTCGGAATCACGCAGAGGTGCGTTGATTCTGTGGTTTCCAGAGCTTCGTCCGAGGATCCTGCATTGTTTGGATGGCCGGTGAGTGACGTCACTACTGCTTCCAAACAGGTCCTCTGGAATGGAATTGACGGTGCAGGAAGAAGAAAGGCCGGCGCTGGTCACGGCGAATCTTGGTTTGAAGATCTGGCGCTATTGCGTTTGCCTCTGTTCAAGAGATTGATTCTGGCGATGAAAACTGCGGAGCTGAGTCCTGAGATTATTGAAACATGCGTGATGTATTATGCTAAGAAGTACATTCCCGGTGTTTCGAGATCAAATCGGAAGCCGCTGCCGTTACCTTCGTCGTCGTCGTCGACCGTTGCGACAGAGGCGGAGCAGAAGGAGCTTCTGGAGACGCTGGTTTCGAATCTTCCGCTTCAGAAGAGTTCGAAGGCCGCAACAGCGACGAGGTTTTTTTTCGGATTGTTACGAACGGCCAATATACTGAGCGCTTCCGAAGCCTGCAGAGACGCGTTGGAAAAGAAGATAGGATTGCAGCTCGAAGAAGCCACGCTCGACGACCTTCTCGTGCCGAGTTACTCCTACCTGAACGAAACGCTTTACGACGTCGAGTGCGTTGAGAGGATTTTGAGTTATTTTCTGGAAAGTTTAGATGCAAGAAACGTCACGTCGAACGAAGACCCTGCAGCGAGGTCGCCGGCGCTGATGCTCGTTGGAAAACTCATTGACGGATACCTATCGGAGATAGCTTCCGACGCGAATCTCAAGCCCGAGAAGTTCTACAATTTCGCCATCTCGCTTCCCGATGAGGCAAGACTCTTCCACGACGGTCTCTACCGAGCCGTCGATGTGTATCTGAAG GCACATCCGTGGGTCTCGGAAGAGGAGAGAGAGAACATTTGCGGATTGTTGGACTGTCAGAAGTTGACGCTGGAGGCGTGCACGCACGCGGCGCAAAACGAGAGGCTTCCGCTGCGCGCGGTTGTTCAGGTGCTGTTCTTCGAGCAGCTTCAGCTTCGACACGCCATCGCCGGAACGCTGATGGCTGCGGAGGCTGCTGCCGAGCCTGGGCGGCAATCGGCGGTGCTGGAACGGGAAGCAGAGGAAGACGAAGAAGGGTTAGGGTTAGAGCACGTGCAGGAAGGGAACGGCACGTGGCGCGTCGCGGTTAGGGAGAATCAGGTGCTGCGCTTGGACATGGATAGCATGAGGACGCGGGTTCATCAACTGGAACGCGAGTGTTCCTCGATGAAGAGAGTCATCGCTAAGTTTGATAAGTCTGGCGGAAGCGACGGTCGTGGCGGCGGTTGGAGGGCGTCGCTGGGGCGGAAGTTTGGTTGCAAGTTTAAAACTCAAGTTTGTGATTCGCATGAGTCAACGGCTGTCGATACCCGCAAAGGGCGCCACCACCAGCAGCCGCAGCAGCAGCATCATCCCCATCATGAATAG
- the LOC114176932 gene encoding wall-associated receptor kinase-like 14 isoform X1 produces MFHHNINFALLLSIFVFCSTIAATATNCRPSCGQHSLQYPFGFCSDSKVKLNCSNDGTKVKIGEFEVQNITSDGIFVSLPVKCNRSMGIVDPLFGVNFSPTFNNSFLLQGCKSKFNSCDITPSSFVGDHNPVEGCDRKNESEDFICFKQLPRNSSRREDVLQQSDLMGIGCNFLFSAIAYDKSKGKELLLQLQMLELGWWLKGPCNCSNNASCTVVKLGTKDQGYRCRCHEGFVGDGFKDGDGCRSTFSSVRQCKGSTLWPGGCRKAIKIVVLVGVVIIAAILVVALSLLCYFTRRRSSWLRKQVTVKRLLREAAGDSTVPLYPYKEIERATSFFDEKHRLGTGAFGTVYAGHLHNDECVAIKKIKYRDTNSVDQVINEIKLLSSVSHPNLVRLLGCCIEGGEQILVYEYMPNGTLSEHLQRERGGILPWTIRLTIATETANAIAYLHSAINPPIYHRDIKSSNILLDYNFQSKVADFGLSRLGMSETSHISTAPQGTPGYVDPQYHQNFHLSDKSDVYSFGVVLVEIISAMKVVDFSRPKSETNLAALAVERIRRGCLDDIIDPFLEPHRDAWTLYSVHKVAELAFRCLAFHSDMRPTMIEVAEELEVIRRSEWETLEETICTASSVGSVCSSPRIGRENSLVGASFERVGGQGSETLIVPPKTEMFLQSMTEVKDNSPVSVHDAWLSGTSSPSTNC; encoded by the exons ATGTTCCACCACAACATAAACTTCGCACTGCTTCTCTCCATCTTCGTTTTCTGTTCAACGATCGCCGCAACTGCCACCAACTGCAGACCCAGTTGCGGACAACATTCCCTGCAATACCCTTTTGGCTTCTGTTCTGACAGCAAAGTCAAACTAAACTGCAGCAACGACGGTACGAAAGTCAAAATCGGCGAGTTCGAGGTTCAGAATATAACCTCTGATGGCATATTCGTGAGTCTTCCGGTGAAGTGCAACCGCAGCATGGGAATCGTAGACCCTCTTTTCGGTGTTAACTTTTCTCCTACGTTCAACAATAGCTTTCTGTTGCAGGGTTGCAAGTCCAAATTCAATAGCTGCGATATTACCCCGTCGAGTTTCGTTGGCGACCACAACCCGGTGGAGGGGTGTGACCGGAAAAACGAAAGTGAAGATTTTATTTGCTTCAAGCAGTTGCCGCGTAATAGTTCGCGGCGTGAAGATGTGCTCCAGCAGAGTGATTTGATGGGAATTGGGTGTAACTTCTTGTTTTCTGCTATTGCTTATGATAAGAGTAAAGGAAAAGAGCTTTTGCTCCAATTACAGATGCTTGAGTTGGGGTGGTGGCTTAAAGGGCCGTGTAACTGCTCCAACAATGCTTCCTGCACGGTGGTCAAGCTTGGCACAAAAGATCAAGGCTACCGGTGCCGGTGCCATGAAGGTTTCGTGGGCGATGGTTTCAAAGACGGCGATGGTTGCAGGAGTA CCTTTTCATCAGTTCGTCAATGCAAAGGTTCAACACTATGGCCTGGCGGATGTAGAAAAGCAATCAAAATCGTTGTCCTTGTTGGAG TGGTCATAATTGCGGCTATCCTGGTGGTTGCTCTGTCTCTTCTATGTTACTTTACTAGGCGTCGTTCCTCTTGGCTGAGAAAACAAGTTACAGTAAAGCGCTTATTACGAGAAGCTGCAGGCGACTCTACTGTTCCTCTATATCCCTACAAAGAAATAGAAAGAGCCACAAGTTTTTTCGATGAAAAACATAGGCTGGGAACTGGGGCATTTGGCACAGTTTATGCAGGACACCTTCACAACGATGAGTGCGTTGCTATAAAAAAGATTAAGTATAGAGACACCAATAGTGTTGACCAAGTCATAAACGAGATCAAGCTCCTTTCTTCAGTGAGTCACCCAAACTTAGTGCGCCTCCTAGGTTGTTGCATAGAAGGGGGAGAACAGATACTTGTGTATGAGTATATGCCCAATGGAACACTATCTGAACATTTGCAAAGGGAAAGGGGTGGAATACTTCCATGGACAATAAGACTCACCATTGCTACAGAAACTGCCAATGCCATAGCATATCTACATTCTGCGATTAACCCTCCAATATATCACAGAGACATAAAATCCAGCAACATACTCTTGGACTACAATTTTCAATCAAAAGTGGCAGATTTTGGGCTTTCTAGGCTTGGCATGTCAGAAACATCACATATCTCAACCGCCCCACAAGGGACCCCGGGCTATGTTGATCCCCAATATCACCAGAACTTTCACCTTTCTGATAAAAGTGATGTCTACAGTTTTGGAGTGGTTTTGGTAGAGATAATAAGTGCCATGAAAGTGGTTGATTTTTCGCGACCAAAAAGTGAAACCAATTTGGCTGCACTTGCAGTTGAAAGGATCAGGAGGGGTTGTCTCGATGATATCATTGATCCATTCCTTGAGCCACATAGGGATGCTTGGACACTCTATTCTGTTCACAAGGTGGCTGAGCTTGCATTTAGATGCCTTGCTTTTCATAGTGACATGAGGCCTACAATGATTGAAGTGGCTGAGGAGCTTGAAGTTATCAGACGCAGTGAGTGGGAAACTTTGGAGGAAACCATATGCACAGCTTCATCGGTTGGGTCCGTGTGTTCATCGCCTCGAATAGGAAGAGAGAATTCATTGGTTGGTGCTAGTTTTGAGAGAGTTGGAGGACAAGGGAGTGAGACATTGATTGTTCCACCCAAGACTGAAATGTTTTTGCAATCAATGACGGAAGTGAAGGACAATTCTCCTGTATCTGTGCATGATGCTTGGCTCAGTGGAACTAGCTCACCTTCAACAAATTGCTAG
- the LOC114176932 gene encoding wall-associated receptor kinase-like 14 isoform X2, which translates to MFHHNINFALLLSIFVFCSTIAATATNCRPSCGQHSLQYPFGFCSDSKVKLNCSNDGTKVKIGEFEVQNITSDGIFVSLPVKCNRSMGIVDPLFGVNFSPTFNNSFLLQGCKSKFNSCDITPSSFVGDHNPVEGCDRKNESEDFICFKQLPRNSSRREDVLQQSDLMGIGCNFLFSAIAYDKSKGKELLLQLQMLELGWWLKGPCNCSNNASCTVVKLGTKDQGYRCRCHEGFVGDGFKDGDGCRSIRQCKGSTLWPGGCRKAIKIVVLVGVVIIAAILVVALSLLCYFTRRRSSWLRKQVTVKRLLREAAGDSTVPLYPYKEIERATSFFDEKHRLGTGAFGTVYAGHLHNDECVAIKKIKYRDTNSVDQVINEIKLLSSVSHPNLVRLLGCCIEGGEQILVYEYMPNGTLSEHLQRERGGILPWTIRLTIATETANAIAYLHSAINPPIYHRDIKSSNILLDYNFQSKVADFGLSRLGMSETSHISTAPQGTPGYVDPQYHQNFHLSDKSDVYSFGVVLVEIISAMKVVDFSRPKSETNLAALAVERIRRGCLDDIIDPFLEPHRDAWTLYSVHKVAELAFRCLAFHSDMRPTMIEVAEELEVIRRSEWETLEETICTASSVGSVCSSPRIGRENSLVGASFERVGGQGSETLIVPPKTEMFLQSMTEVKDNSPVSVHDAWLSGTSSPSTNC; encoded by the exons ATGTTCCACCACAACATAAACTTCGCACTGCTTCTCTCCATCTTCGTTTTCTGTTCAACGATCGCCGCAACTGCCACCAACTGCAGACCCAGTTGCGGACAACATTCCCTGCAATACCCTTTTGGCTTCTGTTCTGACAGCAAAGTCAAACTAAACTGCAGCAACGACGGTACGAAAGTCAAAATCGGCGAGTTCGAGGTTCAGAATATAACCTCTGATGGCATATTCGTGAGTCTTCCGGTGAAGTGCAACCGCAGCATGGGAATCGTAGACCCTCTTTTCGGTGTTAACTTTTCTCCTACGTTCAACAATAGCTTTCTGTTGCAGGGTTGCAAGTCCAAATTCAATAGCTGCGATATTACCCCGTCGAGTTTCGTTGGCGACCACAACCCGGTGGAGGGGTGTGACCGGAAAAACGAAAGTGAAGATTTTATTTGCTTCAAGCAGTTGCCGCGTAATAGTTCGCGGCGTGAAGATGTGCTCCAGCAGAGTGATTTGATGGGAATTGGGTGTAACTTCTTGTTTTCTGCTATTGCTTATGATAAGAGTAAAGGAAAAGAGCTTTTGCTCCAATTACAGATGCTTGAGTTGGGGTGGTGGCTTAAAGGGCCGTGTAACTGCTCCAACAATGCTTCCTGCACGGTGGTCAAGCTTGGCACAAAAGATCAAGGCTACCGGTGCCGGTGCCATGAAGGTTTCGTGGGCGATGGTTTCAAAGACGGCGATGGTTGCAGGAGTA TTCGTCAATGCAAAGGTTCAACACTATGGCCTGGCGGATGTAGAAAAGCAATCAAAATCGTTGTCCTTGTTGGAG TGGTCATAATTGCGGCTATCCTGGTGGTTGCTCTGTCTCTTCTATGTTACTTTACTAGGCGTCGTTCCTCTTGGCTGAGAAAACAAGTTACAGTAAAGCGCTTATTACGAGAAGCTGCAGGCGACTCTACTGTTCCTCTATATCCCTACAAAGAAATAGAAAGAGCCACAAGTTTTTTCGATGAAAAACATAGGCTGGGAACTGGGGCATTTGGCACAGTTTATGCAGGACACCTTCACAACGATGAGTGCGTTGCTATAAAAAAGATTAAGTATAGAGACACCAATAGTGTTGACCAAGTCATAAACGAGATCAAGCTCCTTTCTTCAGTGAGTCACCCAAACTTAGTGCGCCTCCTAGGTTGTTGCATAGAAGGGGGAGAACAGATACTTGTGTATGAGTATATGCCCAATGGAACACTATCTGAACATTTGCAAAGGGAAAGGGGTGGAATACTTCCATGGACAATAAGACTCACCATTGCTACAGAAACTGCCAATGCCATAGCATATCTACATTCTGCGATTAACCCTCCAATATATCACAGAGACATAAAATCCAGCAACATACTCTTGGACTACAATTTTCAATCAAAAGTGGCAGATTTTGGGCTTTCTAGGCTTGGCATGTCAGAAACATCACATATCTCAACCGCCCCACAAGGGACCCCGGGCTATGTTGATCCCCAATATCACCAGAACTTTCACCTTTCTGATAAAAGTGATGTCTACAGTTTTGGAGTGGTTTTGGTAGAGATAATAAGTGCCATGAAAGTGGTTGATTTTTCGCGACCAAAAAGTGAAACCAATTTGGCTGCACTTGCAGTTGAAAGGATCAGGAGGGGTTGTCTCGATGATATCATTGATCCATTCCTTGAGCCACATAGGGATGCTTGGACACTCTATTCTGTTCACAAGGTGGCTGAGCTTGCATTTAGATGCCTTGCTTTTCATAGTGACATGAGGCCTACAATGATTGAAGTGGCTGAGGAGCTTGAAGTTATCAGACGCAGTGAGTGGGAAACTTTGGAGGAAACCATATGCACAGCTTCATCGGTTGGGTCCGTGTGTTCATCGCCTCGAATAGGAAGAGAGAATTCATTGGTTGGTGCTAGTTTTGAGAGAGTTGGAGGACAAGGGAGTGAGACATTGATTGTTCCACCCAAGACTGAAATGTTTTTGCAATCAATGACGGAAGTGAAGGACAATTCTCCTGTATCTGTGCATGATGCTTGGCTCAGTGGAACTAGCTCACCTTCAACAAATTGCTAG
- the LOC114178207 gene encoding BTB/POZ domain-containing protein At5g66560 isoform X2 — protein sequence MSSAEKPSSKGQAWFCTTGLPSDIVVEVDDMTFHLHKFPLMSKSRKLHHLITQQEAATHSSAPQQQQGTEDEDEIVEEQCHVTFTAFPGGSEAFEMAAKFCYGVKIDLSPSNVAALRCAGEFLEMTEDYSEDNLVSKTERFLSQHVLNSLKDSVKTLKSCDSLIPMAETLGITQRCVDSVVSRASSEDPALFGWPVSDVTTASKQVLWNGIDGAGRRKAGAGHGESWFEDLALLRLPLFKRLILAMKTAELSPEIIETCVMYYAKKYIPGVSRSNRKPLPLPSSSSSTVATEAEQKELLETLVSNLPLQKSSKAATATRFFFGLLRTANILSASEACRDALEKKIGLQLEEATLDDLLVPSYSYLNETLYDVECVERILSYFLESLDARNVTSNEDPAARSPALMLVGKLIDGYLSEIASDANLKPEKFYNFAISLPDEARLFHDGLYRAVDVYLKAHPWVSEEERENICGLLDCQKLTLEACTHAAQNERLPLRAVVQVLFFEQLQLRHAIAGTLMAAEAAAEPGRQSAVLEREAEEDEEGLGLEHVQEGNGTWRVAVRENQVLRLDMDSMRTRVHQLERECSSMKRVIAKFDKSGGSDGRGGGWRASLGRKFGCKFKTQVCDSHESTAVDTRKGRHHQQPQQQHHPHHE from the exons ATGTCGTCAGCGGAAAAACCCAGCTCCAAAGGGCAAGCGTG GTTCTGCACAACGGGATTGCCGAGTGACATTGTGGTGGAAGTTGATGACATGACATTCCATCTCCACAAG TTTCCTCTCATGTCCAAAAGCCGAAAGCTCCACCACCTTATAACGCAGCAAGAGGCAGCGACTCATTCCTCAGCCCCACAGCAGCAGCAAGGAACCGAAGACGAAGACGAAATCGTTGAAGAGCAGTGTCACGTGACGTTCACGGCCTTCCCCGGAGGCTCTGAGGCCTTCGAGATGGCCGCCAAATTCTGTTACGGCGTCAAGATCGACCTCTCCCCGTCCAATGTGGCCGCGCTCCGGTGTGCCGGCGAGTTTCTCGAAATGACAGAAGATTACTCCGAAGACAACCTCGTTTCCAAGACGGAGAGGTTTCTCTCGCAGCACGTGCTCAATAGCCTCAAGGACTCTGTCAAAACCCTAAAATCTTGTGACTCCTTGATTCCTATGGCGGAAACGCTCGGAATCACGCAGAGGTGCGTTGATTCTGTGGTTTCCAGAGCTTCGTCCGAGGATCCTGCATTGTTTGGATGGCCGGTGAGTGACGTCACTACTGCTTCCAAACAGGTCCTCTGGAATGGAATTGACGGTGCAGGAAGAAGAAAGGCCGGCGCTGGTCACGGCGAATCTTGGTTTGAAGATCTGGCGCTATTGCGTTTGCCTCTGTTCAAGAGATTGATTCTGGCGATGAAAACTGCGGAGCTGAGTCCTGAGATTATTGAAACATGCGTGATGTATTATGCTAAGAAGTACATTCCCGGTGTTTCGAGATCAAATCGGAAGCCGCTGCCGTTACCTTCGTCGTCGTCGTCGACCGTTGCGACAGAGGCGGAGCAGAAGGAGCTTCTGGAGACGCTGGTTTCGAATCTTCCGCTTCAGAAGAGTTCGAAGGCCGCAACAGCGACGAGGTTTTTTTTCGGATTGTTACGAACGGCCAATATACTGAGCGCTTCCGAAGCCTGCAGAGACGCGTTGGAAAAGAAGATAGGATTGCAGCTCGAAGAAGCCACGCTCGACGACCTTCTCGTGCCGAGTTACTCCTACCTGAACGAAACGCTTTACGACGTCGAGTGCGTTGAGAGGATTTTGAGTTATTTTCTGGAAAGTTTAGATGCAAGAAACGTCACGTCGAACGAAGACCCTGCAGCGAGGTCGCCGGCGCTGATGCTCGTTGGAAAACTCATTGACGGATACCTATCGGAGATAGCTTCCGACGCGAATCTCAAGCCCGAGAAGTTCTACAATTTCGCCATCTCGCTTCCCGATGAGGCAAGACTCTTCCACGACGGTCTCTACCGAGCCGTCGATGTGTATCTGAAG GCACATCCGTGGGTCTCGGAAGAGGAGAGAGAGAACATTTGCGGATTGTTGGACTGTCAGAAGTTGACGCTGGAGGCGTGCACGCACGCGGCGCAAAACGAGAGGCTTCCGCTGCGCGCGGTTGTTCAGGTGCTGTTCTTCGAGCAGCTTCAGCTTCGACACGCCATCGCCGGAACGCTGATGGCTGCGGAGGCTGCTGCCGAGCCTGGGCGGCAATCGGCGGTGCTGGAACGGGAAGCAGAGGAAGACGAAGAAGGGTTAGGGTTAGAGCACGTGCAGGAAGGGAACGGCACGTGGCGCGTCGCGGTTAGGGAGAATCAGGTGCTGCGCTTGGACATGGATAGCATGAGGACGCGGGTTCATCAACTGGAACGCGAGTGTTCCTCGATGAAGAGAGTCATCGCTAAGTTTGATAAGTCTGGCGGAAGCGACGGTCGTGGCGGCGGTTGGAGGGCGTCGCTGGGGCGGAAGTTTGGTTGCAAGTTTAAAACTCAAGTTTGTGATTCGCATGAGTCAACGGCTGTCGATACCCGCAAAGGGCGCCACCACCAGCAGCCGCAGCAGCAGCATCATCCCCATCATGAATAG
- the LOC114176933 gene encoding thioredoxin-like protein HCF164, chloroplastic, with protein sequence MSRFSLSLPTLHTFPPYFHQYVPILPIPFYPHKKNRQVKKILNNLDKSSTTEKSVAEFDNSKGKSTPKGVPRKFPSKDLKKKIAIVSFLGALGLLLSTRFHFFGVPSKDHCAHAFPTEEAQHNGKPTVVEFDAD encoded by the exons ATGTCTCGCTTCTCTCTAAGCCTCCCAACTCTCCACACATTTCCACCATACTTCCATCAATATGTTCCAATCCTTCCAATTCCGTTCTACCCTCACAAGAAGAATCGTCAAGTCAAGAAGATCTTAAATAACCTAGACAAATCCTCAACAAcg GAAAAATCTGTGGCAGAGTTTGACAATAGCAAAGGAAAGAGTACCCCAAAAGGTGTTCCTCGCAAATTCCCTAGCAAAGACTTGAAGAAGAAAATCGCCATTGTTTCCTTTCTAGGAGCTCTGGGACTTCTTTTATCTACAAGGTTTCACTTCTTTGGTGTTCCTTCGAAGGATCATTGCGCCCATGCATTTCCGACCGAAGAG GCTCAGCACAACGGGAAGCCCACTGTGGTGGAGTTTGATGCAGATTAG